The Desulfobulbus propionicus DSM 2032 DNA segment ATCGGTGATCCGTTTTCTCCAGAACGCGTACAGATGCTTGCCGTGCTCGTTGCGCACGGCGTAGCCCATCTCCAGACGATGGGGCTGAATCAGGTCCAGGGGCCGGAGGAGTCCGTACAGGCCGGAAAGGATGCGCAGCCGCTGTTGGGCTGCGTGCAGATCATCGGCGGAGAACTCCGCTGCTCCCAGACTGCGATAGGCCTCGCCGTCGTAGGCCAGCAGGGCCGGTTTGCCGCCGTCTGCCGCAAACCCATGGAACTGGGCCATGGTCCGTTCGGCCAGGGACTGACTGACATCCATCAGTGCGCGCAGGCTAACCAGATCGTACTGGCGCAGCAGGGTGACCAGCTCTTCCGCCTGCGCCCAAAAGATCGGCCGGGTCGAAGGCAGGGGGCAAGGGGCGGGGCTGAAATCCTGTCCCTTGGAGGAATTGATGATGATCATGGCGACACTCCGATTGATTCAGGGGCAGCACAACACCTGATTGCCGCCGGCCGCCTTGGCTTGCATCAGGCAGCGGCTGGCAATCAGCAGCAGGTCGTCCGGAGAGGCGTTGCGCTCGGCGATCTCCGGGGTGAATCCGGCCACCCCGAAACTGGCGGTGCAGCTGACCAGATGGCCGTTCGCCGCACAGTTGAGACCAGCGAACCGTTCGCGCAGCCGGCTGGCCACCAGGGCGCCGCCACGGATGGGCGTTTCCGGGAGGACCAGCAGGAATTCGTCCTCGCCCCAACGGGTGATGGTGTCGATATCCCGACGAATGGATTCCATGGCCATGCGGGCGAATCCGGCCAGGATCTGATCGCCGACGCGGTGGCCCAAGGACTCGTTGACCCCCTTGAGGCCGTCGATGTCGCAGAGGATGACCGCAAGCGGGTGGGTGTAGCGCAACGACCGGCGCAGCTCCTTCTTGAGCAGTTCCTCCAGGTGCGGCCTGCTCAGGCAGCCGGTGAGCGGATCGATCACGGTCATCAGGTCGATTCGCTCCCACAATTCCTGTTCCTGCAGGACCAGGCCAAACTGGCGGGCGGTGTCGAGGAGGATGGTGGCCAGGATCTCACCGGAGGTCGATTCCGGCACCACCCGGAACAGGGAGCGGCTGTTGGCCAGGTGCAGGGCGGCGGGCAGATGATCGTCGGGGACCAGCAGCAAGGGGATGGCCTGGGTGAGGGTGACCGCCTGGTTGAGAAAATCAAGCAGGCCCATGTCGGGCAGTTCACAAGCCACCAGCATCCCGCACCATTGATCCTCCAGGGCCAATTGGACCAGCCCCGTCCGGCCGTCGGCGACGGTGATAAACTCGAATTTTCCCGTGAAGTCAGCGGGAAGCTGGGCAATATTCAAACGATGGTTGATAATCAGGATGCGGTGCGACATGAAAGACTCCGGAAAACAAGAGGTTGCTTGGCTCGCGCATCATACCATCGGCGACCGCAAATGCGGAGCGGTATTTTCTGTTGGCAAGCAGGGGCCGACGCGCTATACAGCCCCGGACAAGGAGTGAGAGCATGCAAAACGTCAGTGGCTGCAAGCCGGACATCCAATATCCCTGCCGGTGGCAGTACCGGTTGATTGGCGAGGACCGGGCTGCCATCATGGCGGCCATCCATGCCTCGGTGGACGTGACAACCTGCGTCATCGCCGAGGGCAACGTCAGTTCCGGCGGTCGCTATCTCAGTATCAATCTGGAAATCACGGTCGGCGACGAGGCCGAACGGCTGCGGTTGTATCAGTGTTTTGCCGGGCATCCGGCCATACGGGTAGTGTTATGAATCAGGACGCAACAGGCGAACAACCATTGGTCGACAACAAGGTGATCCCGGTGATGCGGGAGGCGATCTTTACCGTGCAGATGCTCCTGTTCAAGGTGCTGCGCCAAAGCGTTCATGACCGCTACGTCGATCAGGCCGAACCATTCCCTGTCCACCTAGCCGGGGCGGTGGTCAACAACCTGTTCGGCACCCAGCCGACAGACCAGGCGGTGGCGGCCTTTGCCGGCGTCAACCGGGAACTGGTCGAACGG contains these protein-coding regions:
- a CDS encoding YaaA family protein; translated protein: MIIINSSKGQDFSPAPCPLPSTRPIFWAQAEELVTLLRQYDLVSLRALMDVSQSLAERTMAQFHGFAADGGKPALLAYDGEAYRSLGAAEFSADDLHAAQQRLRILSGLYGLLRPLDLIQPHRLEMGYAVRNEHGKHLYAFWRKRITDELNRQLAREPHPLLINLASHEYAKAVDKNRLRAPWIDIQFKEEGAGKLKIMAVHAKRARGMMAAFLIRQRIDRPEGITAFTGGGYGFRPDLSTNRQLVFTRPAA
- a CDS encoding GGDEF domain-containing protein; translation: MSHRILIINHRLNIAQLPADFTGKFEFITVADGRTGLVQLALEDQWCGMLVACELPDMGLLDFLNQAVTLTQAIPLLLVPDDHLPAALHLANSRSLFRVVPESTSGEILATILLDTARQFGLVLQEQELWERIDLMTVIDPLTGCLSRPHLEELLKKELRRSLRYTHPLAVILCDIDGLKGVNESLGHRVGDQILAGFARMAMESIRRDIDTITRWGEDEFLLVLPETPIRGGALVASRLRERFAGLNCAANGHLVSCTASFGVAGFTPEIAERNASPDDLLLIASRCLMQAKAAGGNQVLCCP
- a CDS encoding HP0495 family protein, which gives rise to MQNVSGCKPDIQYPCRWQYRLIGEDRAAIMAAIHASVDVTTCVIAEGNVSSGGRYLSINLEITVGDEAERLRLYQCFAGHPAIRVVL